The genomic DNA CCCTCCCTGCCCGAAGTCGGCCTGTCCGAACTCCTGTTTCCCCATACTGGTATGATATTCGAAAACACGTATCAAACCGTGTCTACCGGTAATACTGACAGAACGGCCGAACATCTTCGGGAAAACTGCTGAAACGGGCACCCACATCCGAGGTGGCCTGCACGTAGCCCCCTACTGCTGTTGGATTCTATATAGCAATTGAGGATATACACCGGGGCCGTGGAAGCCGAAGGGCGTTTCAACCGCCAAACCGGAGTCGTACGCATGACAGAGACGATTCGGCTGGCGACTCGGGGCTCCGACCTCGCGCTGCGACAGGCCCAGCGGGTTGCCGACGCCCTCGATAGCCGCCGTCGGACGGTAGAACTCGTGGAAGTCGAGACCACGGGCGACGCCGTTCGCGACGAGCTCATCCACCGGCTCGGCAAGACCGGTGCCTTCGTTCGAAGCCTCGACGAGAAAGTTATCGACGGCGATGTAGACGCCGCCGTCCACTCGATGAAGGATATGCCGACCGAGTTTCCCGACGAACTCGTCGTGGCCGGGGTCCCCGAACGTGCCTCTCCGGGCGATGTACTCGTGACGCCCGACGGCGACACGCTCGATTCGCTGCCGGATGGGGCGACCGTCGGCACGTCGAGTCTGCGCCGGAAAGCCCAGTTGCTTGCTGCCCGCCCGGACCTCGATGTGCAGCCGCTCCGCGGCAATGTCGACACGCGCGTACAGAAGCTTCTGGCCCCGTCGCTGCAGGCCGAACACGAGCGACGGCTCGAAGCCGAAGACGACGAAGGCGAGGCTGAAGACGAAGACGGGGACGACGCCGACCGCTACGACCGACCCCCCGAAGAGTGGTTTGACGACCTCGCCGAAATCGAACGGCAGGCGCTCGGTCGGGAAATCGAAACCCGGTTCGACGGCATCGTTCTCGCCGAGGCGGGACTGCAGCGGACGGGACTGCTTGCGCAGGTCGAAACCGAACGGCTCCCGGAGACGTTCGTGCCCGCTGCCGGACAGGGTGCGCTCGCGGTGACGGCCTGCGACGGTGATGTCGGACAGACACTCCAGAACGAACTTGACCATCCACGGACCCGCGTCGAAACGACCGTTGAACGAACGATTCTCGGGACGCTCGGCGGTGGCTGTGTCGCGCCGGTTGGGATTCACGCCGTCGTCCGCGGTGAGTACGTACAGGCCTCAGTCCGGGTCCTCTCACAGGACGGTACCGAGGAAATCGAGGCGACTCGCGACCTGCCCATCGAACGACACCCCGAAGCAGCACGTGAGTTCGCCGACGAACTCGCCGACCGGGGCGCAGCGGACCTCATCCAGCGCGCTCGGAGGGACGCATGACCGGCATGGTCTATCTCGTCGGGAGCGGCCCCGGCGACCCGGAGCTACTGACGGTGAAAGCCCGTCGGCTCATCGACGAGGCCGATGTCGTTCTCCATGACAAGCTCCCCGGCCCGGAGATTCTCGAATCCATCCCCGAAGAGAAACGCGAGGATGTCGGCAAGCGAGCCGGCGGCGAGTGGACGCCACAGGAGTACACCAACCGCCGGCTGGTCGAGCTCGCCGAGGACGGACAGACCGTCGTTCGACTCAAGGGCGGTGACCCCTTCGTCTTCGGCCGCGGGGGCGAGGAGGCCGAACATCTGGCTGCCAACGACATCCCGTTCGAGTACGTGCCGGGTGTCACAAGCGCTATCGCGGGTGCCGGCGTCGCCGGCATCCCGGTAACCCACCGTGACCACACGTCATCGGTGTCGTTTGTCACCGGGCATGAAGACCCGACGAAGGACGAATCGGCCATCGGCTGGACGGCGCTTGCCAACACCGGCGGCACCCTCGTCGTCCTGATGGGCGTCGGTAAACTGCCTCTGTACACCGACGAGCTGCTCGCTGCTGGTATGGACTCTGACACCCCTGTCGCGCTCGTCGAACGGGCGACGTGGCCCGACCAGCGGGTCGCAACCGGAACGCTCGATACTATCGTTGATGTCCGCGACGAGGCCGACATCGAGCCGCCGGCAATCACTGTCATCGGCGATGTCGCTGCAACACGAGCGCGTGTCCGTGAGTTTCTGGTGTCAGGCCACGAAGACGCTGGCACGGAGGACGAGGACCGATGAACCACATGCAACGATATCGAATCGGGGGTAGCACCGAATGACAAGTCGCGTCGCGTTCTTCCGTCCTGACGACGAGCGTGCTGTTGAGGCGGCAGTTACTGTCTCCGAACTCGGCGCGGAGCCGCTTTCGGACCCGATGCTCGAAGTCGAGCCGACCGGACGAACGCCGCGTGACGACGCAGCATATACGATTCTCACGAGCAAGACCGGGGCTGAACTGGTCGCTGACACGGGCTGGCAGCCGGGGGGCGAACTCGTCGCCATCGGGACAGCCACTGCCGGTGCGCTGGAGGCCGCCGGGTTCGATGTCGACCGGCTTCCCGAGGAGTTTTCCTCTTCGGGGATTGTCTCGGAACTCGAAGCCGACGCCCCCGGCACGCGAATCGAGGTCGCACGCTCGGACCACGGCTCGGATGTTCTCACCGACGGCCTCGTCGACGCCGGCGGCTACGTCCACGAGACAGTGCTGTACCGGCTCGTTCGCCCCGACGGCGCGGGCGATTCAGCGGTCGCTGCCGCTGACGGCGACCTCGCGGGCGCGTGTTTCACGTCCCCGCTTACGGTCGAGTACTTCCTCGAAGCCGCCGCCGACCGTGGCTGCCGGGATGCGGCGCTCGAAGGACTGAATACGGCGGTCGTCGGCGCTATCGGCGACCCGACACGCGAGGCCGCCGCCGAGCACGGCATCGAGGTTGATGTCGTCCCCGGAACGGCCGAGTTTGCGGCGCTTGCGGAAGCCGTCGTCGACCAACTCTAGCGCCACCGAGTGTCGTTTTCGCGGACGACTTCGACCTCCCTGCCGGCGACCCGGAACTCGGTTACTGCGCAGTTGTCGAGATGGTGATTTTTCAGCGCAGCCGGCAGCGACAGGTCTCTGGCGTAGCCCAACAGCACATGCAGCGGCCCACCGTGTGTGACGACGAGTACCGTCTCGCCGGCATACCGGTCGCGGACGGTTTCGAATTGCCCTGTTACCCTGTCGGCCATGTCGCGCAGCGACTCACCGCCTTCGGGCAGCGCCAGCGTCGCCTCGTAGGCGGTTTCGCCGAGGCCGAATTCCGGGAACCTCGATTCGATGTCTTGGTAGGTGAGTCCTTGATACACGCCGAGGTCTCGCTCCCGCCAGCCCGGGTCGAATCGGACGTCGGCCGGCTCTGTCGCATCGAGGATTCGCTCTGCTGTCTGTTCCGTCCGATGGAGGTCTGAGGCGATGACACGGTCGATATCGTAGGTGTCGCTGAGCCACGACGCGGCGGCGGCCGCCTGCTCGTGGCCGGTTTCGTTGAGCGGGACCGGAGCCCAGCCCTGCATCCGCCCGTTGCGGTTCCAGTCGGTTTCGCCGTGCCGGACGGCGACGATTCGGGTCACGCTTCGGCAGTACGCTCCCGTCGCACATCAGCGTTCTCCACGGCATGTCTCGACCCAAATCCCGAAGACGGTTCCGCACCAGAAACGAGCATGGACGCGCTTCCGGTGTCCGACGCCCCTGTCATCCGCCCTCGGTTTGTTGCCCTCGGCGCGTTCGGTGCCGGCGTTCCCGTGCTGGCTGCGCTTCGGGTGTCGGTTCTGTGGGCCGCCATCGCTGTCGCCGTTTGGCTCTGCATTCTCGGATACGCGTGGCATCTCCTCGGGGTTACGCGCCGCTCTGAACGGGCTCCGTGGGTGCGACTCGGAGTCGCAAACGCGGTAACGCTCTTCCGCGGGTGGTTGCTCGCACTTTTGGCGGGCGCTGCGGTCGTTTCGGCACCGCCGATGGGCCTTGTGACCAGTCTCTTTGTCCTTGCCGTGTCGTTGGATGCGGTCGACGGCGCGATTGCGAGACGGACGCACGAGACGACGCTTGGAGCACGGTTGGACGCCGCGATGGACGCGCTTGCCGTCCTCGTCGGCAGCGTCGTCGCCGTCTCTGTCGGTGCGTTGCCGTGGTGGTACCTGGTTGCCGGGGGCGTCTGGTACGCGTACGCCGGGTCCCTGTCGCTCCGCAAGCGGGCCGGCCGTCCCGTCTTCAGCCTCCCGGAGAGCCGTCTTCGACCAGCCATCGGGGTCAGCCAGTTTCTCATCATCGGCGTGGCGCTTGCTCCCGTTGCCGTGCTCTCTGTGCCGGATGTGGTCGTAGCCATCGCCCTTGGGGCATTGTGTGTGAGTTTCGCCCGTGATTGGGCGGCCGCGACCGGCCGACTCGGCGAGTGTCAGGAGCAACGAGACCGGTGACCGGCGTCGGGATGGGTCGCCGCAACGTCTCCTCTCCGACGCTTCCGCTCCCACTCACGGTGGCGTCGGTGAACGAACACCGGCACCGCGTCGAGATGCAGCGTCTTTGCTATCGCCAGCCGGTGTTGTCCGTACCCACGCCACAGCAGCTCTCCGTTCCGGCCGATGTCGACGTTGATTTCGTCGAGTACCGGCACCCCTCCGGGAAGCTCCTCCTGCCGCCGGTAGCCGTCGTCGCGTATCGACTCGTAGAGCCGTCTCACGGTCCGACACCGCGTCTCGAAACCGTCCATTGAGGTGTGTCCCCAAGCGGTTCCGAACCGGTCGAGCTGGCGGCGGAACGCGGTTCGGAGCTCGGTTTCCGCCCACGGAACGCCTTCATCGACGTGTTGCCGGACCGCCACGGCCACCGGTCGGTCGGCGAACGGTGCCGTATCTACGTCCCACCGCCCGCCCACTGTGCGCCCCCATTGCGGATGTTTTGGTGCTGTCTCCAGAATGCTGTGGGTAATCCGGCTCGGGTCGACAGCGACGACACTGAACGGGTCGGCACTGGTCCAGTGCCGGGGAGCGGCCCGCCGCAGCAGTCGGTGTCCACGCCGTAATAGACCGAACGGAACACGCTGTCGGAGTGGCGCTCCGGCGCGCTGTACCGACAGCGCGGCGACCCCACGGAGTCGTTTCCACGGCGTGTTTTCGGTCATTGTTTGCCGCTCCGCTCGCGTCCGCGGCACCGAGTCGCGCTCACCGTCCCGGGAGTCCCTCGCGGTACAGCAGCACGACAAGCACGGCGACAAGGACCACTTGGGCCACCTTGTCGACGGCTTCGGGGGCCGAAATAGGTGGAATCGGTTGATTCAGCGCGAGCCACAGCACAATCTGCCCGGCGGTAAACGGCACTCCCAAGAGGTACACGAGCCGTCGCCGCCAGCCGACGACAATGGCTGCGATACCGGCGAGAAACCCGATGCCGGCGAATAGAAACGAAATGCCGAAGAGACCGTCGAGGTCCTGCGCGCCGAGGAAGAAATGCACCCCGGCGGTCACGAGTGCCGCACCGATGCCGACCCAGTGGAGCGGCGTTAACTGCCCCGCCTCCCCGCTTGCATTCCGTGTCATCAGCTACCATTACTCGGCGGGAGCCCTTCACGTTTCCCGTCGGCTGTCTCTCTGATTCAGTAACCCGGTTACTAGTGGGTGGTTGCACAAAAACAATGTTGGTGGGTGGCATATCGTGTTCTGTGTCCGCTCACGCAGACGCCGTGTTTCGACTGGGGGATGTTCCGTGAGCACGACCGACGGCCGTGCGGTCCAGTTCATCGGCCCTGAAGACGTCGACGTCGTTCCGTTACAGTCGCCGGAGCCTGACCCGGAGGGCGTCGTCGTCGAAACGCTCGTTTCCGCCATCAGCGCCGGGACAGAACTTCTCGTTTACCACGGCGATGTCGATTCGGAGACGCTTGCCGACGAATCGCTGCCGGCGCTCGACGGGACGCTTTCGTATCCGGTTCGATACGGATACTCCGCGGTCGGCCGTGTCGTTGCGACCGGCGCGGAGGTTGCCCCGGCTTGGCACGACCGGACTGTCTTTGCGTTCAATCCGCACGAGAGCCACTTCCGTGCCGAGCCGGAGGCGCTTCATGTCGTCCCTGAGGGGGTCTCTCCCGAACAGGCGGCGCTGTTTGCCAACGTCGAGACGGCGGTCAACTTTGCGCTCGATGCGTCACCGCGGCTCGGCGAGCGCGTCGCCGTCTTCGGACAGGGCGTTGTCGGGCTCTTGACGACGGCGCTGCTCTCTGAGCTGCCGCTCGAGACGCTCGTTGCCGTCGAGCCCCATCCGTTTCGCCGCCAACTGGCCGCACGAATGGGGGCTGACGAAACTGTCGACCCGACAGCCGAGAACGCC from Natronomonas pharaonis DSM 2160 includes the following:
- the hemC gene encoding hydroxymethylbilane synthase, with protein sequence MTETIRLATRGSDLALRQAQRVADALDSRRRTVELVEVETTGDAVRDELIHRLGKTGAFVRSLDEKVIDGDVDAAVHSMKDMPTEFPDELVVAGVPERASPGDVLVTPDGDTLDSLPDGATVGTSSLRRKAQLLAARPDLDVQPLRGNVDTRVQKLLAPSLQAEHERRLEAEDDEGEAEDEDGDDADRYDRPPEEWFDDLAEIERQALGREIETRFDGIVLAEAGLQRTGLLAQVETERLPETFVPAAGQGALAVTACDGDVGQTLQNELDHPRTRVETTVERTILGTLGGGCVAPVGIHAVVRGEYVQASVRVLSQDGTEEIEATRDLPIERHPEAAREFADELADRGAADLIQRARRDA
- the cobA gene encoding uroporphyrinogen-III C-methyltransferase codes for the protein MTGMVYLVGSGPGDPELLTVKARRLIDEADVVLHDKLPGPEILESIPEEKREDVGKRAGGEWTPQEYTNRRLVELAEDGQTVVRLKGGDPFVFGRGGEEAEHLAANDIPFEYVPGVTSAIAGAGVAGIPVTHRDHTSSVSFVTGHEDPTKDESAIGWTALANTGGTLVVLMGVGKLPLYTDELLAAGMDSDTPVALVERATWPDQRVATGTLDTIVDVRDEADIEPPAITVIGDVAATRARVREFLVSGHEDAGTEDEDR
- a CDS encoding uroporphyrinogen-III synthase, with amino-acid sequence MTSRVAFFRPDDERAVEAAVTVSELGAEPLSDPMLEVEPTGRTPRDDAAYTILTSKTGAELVADTGWQPGGELVAIGTATAGALEAAGFDVDRLPEEFSSSGIVSELEADAPGTRIEVARSDHGSDVLTDGLVDAGGYVHETVLYRLVRPDGAGDSAVAAADGDLAGACFTSPLTVEYFLEAAADRGCRDAALEGLNTAVVGAIGDPTREAAAEHGIEVDVVPGTAEFAALAEAVVDQL
- a CDS encoding histidine phosphatase family protein, with product MTRIVAVRHGETDWNRNGRMQGWAPVPLNETGHEQAAAAASWLSDTYDIDRVIASDLHRTEQTAERILDATEPADVRFDPGWRERDLGVYQGLTYQDIESRFPEFGLGETAYEATLALPEGGESLRDMADRVTGQFETVRDRYAGETVLVVTHGGPLHVLLGYARDLSLPAALKNHHLDNCAVTEFRVAGREVEVVRENDTRWR
- a CDS encoding CDP-alcohol phosphatidyltransferase family protein yields the protein MDALPVSDAPVIRPRFVALGAFGAGVPVLAALRVSVLWAAIAVAVWLCILGYAWHLLGVTRRSERAPWVRLGVANAVTLFRGWLLALLAGAAVVSAPPMGLVTSLFVLAVSLDAVDGAIARRTHETTLGARLDAAMDALAVLVGSVVAVSVGALPWWYLVAGGVWYAYAGSLSLRKRAGRPVFSLPESRLRPAIGVSQFLIIGVALAPVAVLSVPDVVVAIALGALCVSFARDWAAATGRLGECQEQRDR
- a CDS encoding ParB N-terminal domain-containing protein, which produces MTENTPWKRLRGVAALSVQRAGAPLRQRVPFGLLRRGHRLLRRAAPRHWTSADPFSVVAVDPSRITHSILETAPKHPQWGRTVGGRWDVDTAPFADRPVAVAVRQHVDEGVPWAETELRTAFRRQLDRFGTAWGHTSMDGFETRCRTVRRLYESIRDDGYRRQEELPGGVPVLDEINVDIGRNGELLWRGYGQHRLAIAKTLHLDAVPVFVHRRHREWERKRRRGDVAATHPDAGHRSRCS
- a CDS encoding DUF7475 family protein gives rise to the protein MTRNASGEAGQLTPLHWVGIGAALVTAGVHFFLGAQDLDGLFGISFLFAGIGFLAGIAAIVVGWRRRLVYLLGVPFTAGQIVLWLALNQPIPPISAPEAVDKVAQVVLVAVLVVLLYREGLPGR
- a CDS encoding zinc-dependent alcohol dehydrogenase; its protein translation is MSTTDGRAVQFIGPEDVDVVPLQSPEPDPEGVVVETLVSAISAGTELLVYHGDVDSETLADESLPALDGTLSYPVRYGYSAVGRVVATGAEVAPAWHDRTVFAFNPHESHFRAEPEALHVVPEGVSPEQAALFANVETAVNFALDASPRLGERVAVFGQGVVGLLTTALLSELPLETLVAVEPHPFRRQLAARMGADETVDPTAENAAAAVEELTDGVDVAIEVSGQPQTLESAVEATRYDGRVLVGSWYGTKREPLSLGDHYHRGRISIESSQVSTIDPSLRGRWDRTRRRKTAWRRLQSLDLGPLITHRVDVAEAGSAYRQLTEHPNETLQVLLTY